Sequence from the Halobaculum rubrum genome:
TGGATTCGACGACGCCGCGCATCGTCGTCGGGTCCGCGCGCTCGTGAACGACGTGGGTGTCGGTCGCGCCGCCGATGCCGGAGACGCGAACGTACTCGTCGGCGTACTCCTCGGCGACGGAGACCGGACAGAACAACAGCGCCGCCGAGCCGTCGGTGATCGGACAGAAGTCGTACAGACGAAGCGGGTCGGCGACGATCGGCGAGTCGAGCACGGTGTCGAGGTCGACCTCCTTGCGGAACTGCGCGTGGGGGTTGTCGACGCCGTTCCGGTGGTTCTTGACGGCCACCTTCCCGAGGCTCTCGCGGGGCGCGTCGTAGGTGTCGAGGTACAGGCGCGCGGTGAGGCCCGCGAAGCTGGGGAGCGTGAGCCCGTGTTTGTACTCGCTGGGGTGCGTGAGCGAGGCGATCACGTCGGTCGCCTCCGCGGTCGTTCGGTGGGTCATCTTCTCGCCGCCGACGAGCAGCGTCACCTCGGAAGCGCCGGACGCGACCGACTGCCAGGCCGCGTAGATGCCCGCGCCGCCCGAGGAGGAGGTCTGGTCGATCCGGGCGGTGTAGGCGGGCACCGCCTGCAGGTCGTGTGCGAGCGCGTTCGGGACGCCCGTCTGCCCCTCGAACTCGCCGCTGGCCATGTTCGAGACGTACAGGTGGTCGACGGCGTCGGCCGATACCCCGGCGTCCTCGAGGCACGCCTGCCCGGCCTCCGCCAACAGCTCGGTGATCCACGCGTCGCGCTGCCCGAACTGTGTCATGGACGCGCCGACGATTGCAACGTCTTCCATACCCGCTTCTCCGCGGGGGAGCACTTCGGCGTTCCCCTTCGCGCGGTCCGAACCCGGTCGACGAGCCTCGACGAACACGTATCGCTCTCGCGGCGGGGCGACCGATCGCGGGAGGTTAAGTACGCGCCGGCCGGTATCCGCTCGTATGAACCTCGCCGACTCCGCGCCCGTCGCGGGCGTCGCCGCCTGTCTCGCGCTGCTTTCCGTGTTGGCCGCACCGTTCGTCCTCATCGCCGACGCCGGAACGGGGCTCGGCGTCTACTACTCATCCGGAACCGTCGGCGCCGCCGGCGTCGCGTTCCTCGCGATCCTCCTCGTCGTAGTCTTCCTCTCGGGGCGCCAAGAGCGCCGGCCCGCCAGCACCGTCGCCGGCGTCGCACTCGTCGCCGGCGTCGGCCTGCTCGCGCTCGCGCTCGCGTGGGCGCTGGCGGTCGACGTGCAGAACCTCTATTCGTTCCCGCAGTCGGCGACGTGGATCCTCTGGCATCGCTGGCTCGTCGTCGGCGTCGCGGCGCTCGTTCCGCTCAGCGCGGGCGCGTTCGCCAGCGCCGTCGTGTAGCCGCCGGCTGTCGATTCCAGTGTCCTCCGAGAGCGCCGGACCGCAAGGGACTTAAGTCGAACCGAACTACCTCGAAATGGACTAGGTCGGGCAGTTAGGCCCTGCTCGTCTCCCGCAATAGAGTCTTCAGCGGGGACCGAACGCCGGAGGCGTCCGGGGCGCCCGTCGCGGGCCTCGGGAGCTGACGGAGAAGCCTCGTCCGCCGGGGACGACGGTCCGCCGGGACACACCCGCAGGGGTGTTCTCCCCCGGTTCGTCGGTGGAACCGGGCCAGGCGCGGAAGCGAGCAGCCCACCACCGGACGTCCGTCGCTCGTCGGGTCGCGGGGCGGAGTCAGCGACCGGGATTCCCCACGGTGGAACCCCCGGGCAACTCCGGTCCGTCCGCCATTCATCCCGTTTTCACGCACCCGAGCCGCGGCGCCGTCATGTGTCGGCCCGTTCCGCCGTGCTTCCGGGTGTCAACCGGTTCGACCGCGTCGCCGGCGCCGTGTCGTGACCGCAATTCCCGAGTACCTGCCGTCCCATGCCCCCGTATGAGCAGCGCCGAAGCCGACGGTATCACAGCGACGTACGAGGAGACCGACACCGAGCGTCTGCTGACGTTCGAGCGTGACGGCCGCCGCGCGGCGGTCGCGCAGAACGTCGAGGGGTACGCCATGCTGAAGGTTCGCGACGGCGGCGCCGACGGCGACGAGTTGGAGCGGTACTACGGCTTCGACATGGCGTTGGACCACGTCGCGGAACTGCTCGGCGTCGCGGTCCCCGACCTCCCGGTCCCGGAGGAGTCAGAAGACATGGGGATGTGAAACTGGCAGCCGACTCGCGGCCCACGATCCGGCTCAGTACCCGTACTCGTCCTCGGTCATCTGGACGTACCGCCCGTCGCGGTTCCGCCATTTGATCCACTGGTACCGCAGGAGGAGCTTCGCCGCGCCCCAGCCGGCGCCGAACTTTCGCTCGAACATCCCGCGCCCACCGTCGCCGGCGAGCATCTCCCGGCCGATGCGGAACGTGTCGTCCCAGTCGTCCGGCCCGTACCCGCGGCACAGTTCCGCGAGCGCGACGTTGCGCAACAGTTCGTCGCCGATGGCGTCCTTCCACCGCTCGTTGTACGTCGACACGTCGCCCTCGGCCGCCAACTCGCCGGCGATGGCGCCGGTGCGCACCGCGACGTGGTCGCCGCCCTCGTGGAAGGCGCTGGTGGTGCCCATCGCGCCGCCGGTCACGCAGATCCCGGCGTCGACCGGGCTCTCGATCGGGTTCGTCGAGGAGATCGGGTACGTCTCCGTGCCGTTCGTCTTGCCCGCGTCCTCGACGAGGGGGAAGTCCTCCTCGATGTCGTACTCGTCGCCCCACTCGCGCTCGAGGATCCGGCGGACGTACTCCTTCCCGGAGGGGATGCGCTCGTCGTCCTCGTTGATAAGCGCGTACTCCTCCCTGTCCTCGATCTCGTCGAGGTCCATCCCGATGGGCATCGTCAGCCCGACGCGGCAGACCCGGTCGGCGTTCGGGAACACCCACGGGTAGGCAGTGTGCCCGGGCATGACGCCCCACCAGAACGTGATCGCGCCGTCGACCTCGTCGTACACCTCCCGCGGGAACTTTCTGTACTCCTGGTAGGCGATGTGGTTGTTCTCCGTCGACGCGAGGCGCTGTGACGCCTTCTGCCCGTCGGGCAGGAAGCGATCGAGCACGCGGTTCGTCACCGTGCGCTGGGGACCGTCCGCGAGGACGAGGAAGTCCGCGCCGACCTCGTCGCCGCCGGCAAGCGAGAGCACGTGCCGCGGGTCGTCGCCGCCGCCCGCCGAGAGGTCCGTCTCCACGTCTTTCACGGACGCCTTGACGCGGTACTCGGCGCCGGCGTCCTCCGCCCGGTCGCGCATGAAGTCGTCGAAGCGCGCGCGGTGCATCGTGTAGCCGAACCCGTCGTAGCTCGACTCGATGCCGGTCCCTCGGAGGGTACACGCTTCGGTCGGTCCGACGAACTCCGCGCGGTCGAGTTCGTCCTGAACGACGCCCTCGGGGAACTCGTCGGGGTGGATCCCCATGATGTCGACCCAGTAGTCGAGGATGCCGGCGGCGTCCGTCGAGTCCGGGCCGAGTCGCTCCCGATCCGCCCGGGGAACCCCCTTCTCGAGGACGACGGCATCGGCCCCGCGAGCGGCGGCGGCGTGGGCCGCGGCAGATCCCGCGGGGCCGCCGCCGACGATGGCGACGTCGACTCGTTGCATGCACCGATCGGACCGCGGATCACTCTTAAATCGTCCGAAGCACGCCGACCGGATCGCCGCGGTACCGCGCCCGTCGATCCGGGCGCGCCGTCTCGGGGGAAGGTCTATGCCGCCGGACGGCGCAGTCACGGTATGGATCTCTCGCGGAGCGCTCGCGCGCTCGCCGGCGCGGCGGACGCGACCGACGGCGCCGTCGACTGGGACGCCGTCGCGGAGGCAGCCAAGGGCGGCTGTGAGCCGGGCGACCTGCGGATGGAGCCGGCCGAGCGCGAAGCGTTCGCCGACGACGTGCGGGCCGCCCGCGACGGCCTGCGTGCGGCCTCCGGCGTCGACTTCGACCTTCCGGGGAGCATCGAGGTGCAACACCGCCACCACTGGGTCGACGCGAACGTCGACACCTTCCGTCGGGTGCTTCGGCCGCTGGAGGACACCGCGACCGGCGGGAGAGTCCCGGGCGTCGCTCGCTCGCTGAACTCCGGGACGATGGCCGTGACTGTCGCGTTCCTCGCGCGGAACGTCCTCGGGCAGTACGACCCGCTGTTGCTCGCGGAGGCCGACCCCGCCGATCACGGGCTGTACTTCGTCCGACCGAACATCCAGCAGGCGGCGGTGGACCTGAACGTCGGCTACCCGCGATTCCGCCGATGGATCGCCTTTCACGAGGTCGCTCACGCCGCCGAGTTCGCGGCGGCGCCGTGGCTGCCGGGGTATCTCGAGGACCGCTTGGAATCGGGGCTCGCGTCGATGACCGACGAGTCGTCGCTGCTCGAACTCGCCCGTCCGGGTCGCGACGGGGCCGGCCCGATCGACTCGTTCGCCGATCTCAACACGGCGATGACGGCCGTCGAGGGGTACGCCGAACTCCTCATGGATCGGGCGTTCGACGACGAGTACGACGACCTCCGCGAGAAACTCGACGCGCGTCGCCGGGGCGGCGACCCGATCACGAACCTGTTCAAACGGCTGCTCGGATTCGGCATGAAGCGCCGGCAGTACGAGCGGGGCGCGGCGTTCTTCGCCGCCGTCGCCGACCGAATGGACCTCCGAACCGCGTCGCTGGTGTGGGAGCGACCCGAGAACCTCCCGAGCGACGCGGAACTCGACGACCCGGACGCATGGGTCCGGCGGGTCGCGTGACGAAGGCCGACGATACGGACGCCGTCGTCACGGGCACGGGTCTTTGCCCCACTCGACCCGAATCGACCCGACGGACCGACTATCGCTCGGGTGAGTACTCCCTCAGCGTCCGCACGACGAACCACGTCAGCGCCGCACCGATGAGAAGCGAGACGCCGACGGCCGCGGCGATCTGTGCGGGCGTCGGGTCCGCCTGCAGCGACACGAGCCCGCCGGAGACGCCGACGAGGAGGACCATTCCGACCTTGAGCCGTCGGTTCGTCGCGTCCCGTTTCTCCTTCGTGATGCTCGGACCGACCATCAGCGATCGACACCGGAATCGAGGTCGGTCGCGGCCGAGACGTGCATTCCCGCGATCGCCCAGCCGTCGTCCCCGGGGAGGAGCGTCCCGCTCCACCGCGTCTCGAACGAGCGCTCGGCGAACGCCTCCGCGTCGTACCACGACAGCGACACCGCGTCGGCGACGGCGGCGCCCCCGTCGCGTTCGACCACCTGCAGGTCATGGCTTTCGACGCGCCAGTCCTCGGTGGTCCGCGTCTGTTCGTGCAGGGCGTTGGCGATCTGGGCGTACCCCACGAGCCGCTCGCTGATCCCCACTTTCACGGTCGCCGGCGACTCGACGAAAAACGGCGCGAGCGCCTCGCCCGCGCGGAGGGCGTCGTAGTACGCTTGGACCGTCTCCTCGGGTGTCATTGGATCCCGACTGGGGGGCCGGGGGCTTGAAATCCGCGTTCCGGGAGCCGCGGGCGCCGACGGAGGCAAGTGCCGCCGACACGTCGATCCGGTATGGGCTACCCAGTCACCTACTACTGTCCTCACTGCGGCACACTGGTCGAGTTGGAGCGCCACGGGTACCTCTCGGACAAGGCCGTCACGCCGTACCCGTTCGAGGGCTGGGAGTACGCCGCGCCCGACGAGCCGTTCGAGGACGGCGCCGCCGACGGCGTCGCGTTCGTCTGCGGCGAGGGCCCGTCGCCGGCGGACGGGGACGCTGCGGACGAGGAGGGCTGCGGGGAGCGATTCTACCTCTCGTTCGTGAAGTTCGAGAACGGCCGCGAGATCGATCCGCGACGCGCCGAAACGGACGGTGAACGGGTCGAGCTCGCGGAGGGTCGCGGACCGAAGTCGCCGCGGGGACCCGAGGAACCGGACGGTCCGTCCGGACCGTCGGGCGGGTTCTACTGACTCCCGACGCCACACCTCCCCCACGACCGGATCACCGTCGGTCCTCGCGACGAACGTTCAAATGCGAAGCCGGAACCACCGTCGCCGTGACGTGACGGTCACCACGGCGCGAGCGCGGGTGTGCGACGCCGCGTGCCGTGGACGTTGCGGGGCGTCGCCTGTTAGCCCAACTCCTGACGAGCCCAGTGGCTACCCCTTGATGTTGCAGACGGGGAACGTGCGGGCGACCTTGTCGCCAATGCCGAGCGCGTCGCTGACGCGGACGACCTCGTCGACGTCCTTGTACACGCCGGGCGCCTCCTCGGCGACCGTCGCGCCGGACTGTGCCTTCACGTAGATGTGGTCCTGATCGCGGAGTTCGTCCTGCACGGTCTCCCCCCAGTACTCCTGCTTGGCGGCGGTACGGCTCATCACGCGCCCGGCGCCGTGGGCCGTCGAGCCGAAGGTCTGAGCGAGCGACTCGTCGCCGCCGACGAGCACGTAGCTGCCGGCGCCCATGCTCCCGGGGATGATGACGGGCTGTCCCACGTCGCGGTAGGCCGCGGGGACCTCCTCGTGGCCGGCAGGGAACGCGCGGGTCGCGCCTTTTCGGTGGACGTACAGCTCGCGCTCCTCGTGTGCGATGGCGTCTCCCGTGGGCACGGCGGTGCCGTCGTCGTCGACGCCGACGTCGTGGACCTCCTTCTTCGCGATGTT
This genomic interval carries:
- a CDS encoding thiolase C-terminal domain-containing protein; the encoded protein is MEDVAIVGASMTQFGQRDAWITELLAEAGQACLEDAGVSADAVDHLYVSNMASGEFEGQTGVPNALAHDLQAVPAYTARIDQTSSSGGAGIYAAWQSVASGASEVTLLVGGEKMTHRTTAEATDVIASLTHPSEYKHGLTLPSFAGLTARLYLDTYDAPRESLGKVAVKNHRNGVDNPHAQFRKEVDLDTVLDSPIVADPLRLYDFCPITDGSAALLFCPVSVAEEYADEYVRVSGIGGATDTHVVHERADPTTMRGVVESSDRAYEMADLSPDDVDVAELHDMFTILEFLQFEDLGFAEKGEGWKAIEEGRTERDGDLPINTSGGLKSKGHPLGASGVAQAYEIVQQLRGDAGKRQVDADVGLACNVGGFGNCVTTAILEGVDA
- a CDS encoding DUF7548 family protein, whose product is MNLADSAPVAGVAACLALLSVLAAPFVLIADAGTGLGVYYSSGTVGAAGVAFLAILLVVVFLSGRQERRPASTVAGVALVAGVGLLALALAWALAVDVQNLYSFPQSATWILWHRWLVVGVAALVPLSAGAFASAVV
- a CDS encoding DUF7111 family protein, coding for MSSAEADGITATYEETDTERLLTFERDGRRAAVAQNVEGYAMLKVRDGGADGDELERYYGFDMALDHVAELLGVAVPDLPVPEESEDMGM
- a CDS encoding NAD(P)/FAD-dependent oxidoreductase codes for the protein MQRVDVAIVGGGPAGSAAAHAAAARGADAVVLEKGVPRADRERLGPDSTDAAGILDYWVDIMGIHPDEFPEGVVQDELDRAEFVGPTEACTLRGTGIESSYDGFGYTMHRARFDDFMRDRAEDAGAEYRVKASVKDVETDLSAGGGDDPRHVLSLAGGDEVGADFLVLADGPQRTVTNRVLDRFLPDGQKASQRLASTENNHIAYQEYRKFPREVYDEVDGAITFWWGVMPGHTAYPWVFPNADRVCRVGLTMPIGMDLDEIEDREEYALINEDDERIPSGKEYVRRILEREWGDEYDIEEDFPLVEDAGKTNGTETYPISSTNPIESPVDAGICVTGGAMGTTSAFHEGGDHVAVRTGAIAGELAAEGDVSTYNERWKDAIGDELLRNVALAELCRGYGPDDWDDTFRIGREMLAGDGGRGMFERKFGAGWGAAKLLLRYQWIKWRNRDGRYVQMTEDEYGY
- a CDS encoding zinc-dependent metalloprotease, whose protein sequence is MDLSRSARALAGAADATDGAVDWDAVAEAAKGGCEPGDLRMEPAEREAFADDVRAARDGLRAASGVDFDLPGSIEVQHRHHWVDANVDTFRRVLRPLEDTATGGRVPGVARSLNSGTMAVTVAFLARNVLGQYDPLLLAEADPADHGLYFVRPNIQQAAVDLNVGYPRFRRWIAFHEVAHAAEFAAAPWLPGYLEDRLESGLASMTDESSLLELARPGRDGAGPIDSFADLNTAMTAVEGYAELLMDRAFDDEYDDLREKLDARRRGGDPITNLFKRLLGFGMKRRQYERGAAFFAAVADRMDLRTASLVWERPENLPSDAELDDPDAWVRRVA
- a CDS encoding nuclear transport factor 2 family protein; this encodes MTPEETVQAYYDALRAGEALAPFFVESPATVKVGISERLVGYAQIANALHEQTRTTEDWRVESHDLQVVERDGGAAVADAVSLSWYDAEAFAERSFETRWSGTLLPGDDGWAIAGMHVSAATDLDSGVDR